GTCAACATGTTCCTGTCGGGGCTGCATAGCTACGGCAAGCTGTAAAAGAACGCCCGCGCCCTTCGCCGGAAGCACCGGCCTGGCGGAGCATGGTTCGACAAAAGGCGCGCACTGCGGGTCTCTACCCATTCCGTTCGGCGAGCGTTCCTACTTTTCTCCGCTGCCAATCCGCGCAAAATGGTGTCAGGGGTCCGGATAGACCCCGATCTACGGTCAGCGAGGTCGCCATGAGACGCATCTACTTTTTGCTGCCGAGCACGCAATGTGCGCGGATGATCGTTGACGAGCTTCTGTTGAGGCGAGTCGACTGGCGGCATATCCACGTGATTGCCAACCACAACGTGCGGCTCGACGATTTGCCGGAGGCCTCGCTTGCGCAGAGCAGCGATCTGCTTCATGCACTGACGCGAGGTACGGCGGCGGGTTGCGCGACCGGCATGTTGACGGGCCTGGTTGCACTGGCTTATCCGCCCGCGGGTCTGACCATTGCGGGCGGCGTTGTCGTTGCGCTCACGCTAGCGGGCGCCGGGTTTGGCGCATGGACGGCGACGATGATCGGTATCGATGTACCGAATACGCGGCTGAAACGTTTCGAAGAAGCGATCGAGCGGGGTGAGCTGTTGATGATGATCGACGTCCCCAAGGATCGCGTCGAGGAAATCGAAGAGATGATCAAGCTTCATCATGCGGAGGCCGAGATCCGGGGAACGGAGCCGACCATTCCCGCATTTCCATAGTCTGTTCATGCACTCGGCAACGGCACGACTAAAAAGCCGGCGGCCGGTCACGTCCCGATGTCATCGATACGGGCGCCGGCTTGCCGCAGGAGCATGCAACGTCAACCGGCTGCGAGCATGCGCCGATAGCGAGCCAAAACCCGTGGCACGTAAAGGCGCGTTTCCGGCAGTGAAGGCACGCGATAGCCGGCCCGAATCACGGCATTTTCCCCAGCGTTATACGCGGCCAGGGTGAGTTCGACATCGTCCTTGAAGAGATCGAGAAGGAAGCGCAGATAGCGGGCTCCGGTCAGCACGTTGTCTCGCGGATTAAGCATGTCTCCACCGGCAAAGCGTCGTGCTGTCGCCGGCATCACCTGCATCAGGCCTAACGCGCCTTTGTCTGAAACCGCCTTCGGGTTGTATCGGGACTCGACGTCGATCACCGCGCGCAACAGTTCGGGCTGAATGCGAAAGGTGCGGCTTGCTTCGTCGATCACATCGGCGAACCGCGACGCGTCGCTGCTCTCAGTCGGCGAGGCTTGCGCACGCTTCGCATCGCGTTCGGAAGGCGGATCGCCGGCAACGATGACAGCCAACCCCGCTTTGCCTGGTACGTTGGTCAGGACGATTGCGCCGTTACTCGCAACCGATCCAAAAATCTCTGCGCGTACCCCATCCGCCGACGCCATGCCAAGCACCGCGCATGCGAT
This genomic stretch from Paraburkholderia caffeinilytica harbors:
- a CDS encoding lytic transglycosylase domain-containing protein, producing MRHSPSSGPGNAILIACAVLGMASADGVRAEIFGSVASNGAIVLTNVPGKAGLAVIVAGDPPSERDAKRAQASPTESSDASRFADVIDEASRTFRIQPELLRAVIDVESRYNPKAVSDKGALGLMQVMPATARRFAGGDMLNPRDNVLTGARYLRFLLDLFKDDVELTLAAYNAGENAVIRAGYRVPSLPETRLYVPRVLARYRRMLAAG
- a CDS encoding DUF1269 domain-containing protein produces the protein MRRIYFLLPSTQCARMIVDELLLRRVDWRHIHVIANHNVRLDDLPEASLAQSSDLLHALTRGTAAGCATGMLTGLVALAYPPAGLTIAGGVVVALTLAGAGFGAWTATMIGIDVPNTRLKRFEEAIERGELLMMIDVPKDRVEEIEEMIKLHHAEAEIRGTEPTIPAFP